A genomic window from Martelella lutilitoris includes:
- a CDS encoding IclR family transcriptional regulator domain-containing protein produces MDRPTDTIASFAKGLRVITCFGAETPRLSIAEVSAATGLDRATARRCLLTLHAEGYASYDGKYFALTPQALRLGMSALNALPLPQLVQPWLDQLSERIGQSCSVAILDGTEIVYVARAAQRRVMSIGLMPGSRLPAHCTSMGRVLLAALPEAEARARIESADLSPRTPASLSSPDEIMERIAAARRDGFALIDQEVETGLRSIAVPIINGRGQTLAALNTGMAVTAEPAETLVETYLPQLLKMQQNLSRIV; encoded by the coding sequence ATGGACAGGCCGACCGATACCATTGCCTCCTTCGCCAAGGGCCTGCGCGTCATCACCTGTTTCGGCGCGGAAACGCCCCGGCTTTCCATCGCCGAGGTATCGGCTGCAACCGGACTTGACCGGGCCACTGCGCGACGCTGCCTGCTGACACTGCATGCCGAGGGCTATGCCAGCTATGACGGCAAGTATTTCGCGCTGACGCCGCAGGCCCTGAGGCTCGGCATGAGCGCGCTCAACGCGCTGCCGCTGCCGCAACTTGTCCAGCCCTGGCTCGACCAGCTGTCGGAGCGGATCGGCCAGTCCTGCTCGGTCGCGATCCTCGACGGCACCGAGATCGTCTATGTCGCGCGCGCGGCGCAGCGGCGGGTGATGTCTATCGGACTGATGCCCGGTTCCAGACTACCCGCCCACTGCACCTCCATGGGCCGCGTCCTGCTTGCGGCCCTTCCCGAGGCGGAGGCGCGGGCGCGGATCGAAAGCGCGGATCTTTCCCCGCGCACCCCGGCAAGCCTCTCCTCGCCCGACGAGATCATGGAGCGGATCGCTGCGGCGCGACGCGACGGTTTCGCCCTGATCGACCAGGAAGTGGAGACCGGCCTGCGCTCGATCGCCGTTCCCATCATCAATGGGCGCGGCCAGACGCTCGCCGCGCTAAACACCGGCATGGCGGTGACCGCCGAGCCGGCCGAGACGCTGGTCGAGACCTATCTTCCGCAGCTTTTGAAGATGCAGCAGAACCTCAGCCGCATTGTCTGA
- a CDS encoding helix-turn-helix domain-containing protein, translating to MEKTRDIPVFSLFGETTPFPDVVHCERFRDRAPLHDWHIGAHRHGQMAQVFIMHRGEAMIRIDEETSLLGDGRFHYVAPQVVHALTIAGGSDGHVISIPAFVLSGIASSSAELGERLARPFCGAADPATLGILGELTECFRAARPYRNTVLVGLTQAFLAAIAAGQADAPDPAASGYERQRRRLDALMAEHLGDRWRPKDYARALSITTGHLSRICRETVGQSATDYIENAVLAEACRLLAFTREPVAEIGYRLGYRDPSYFSRRFRVLKGVTPSDYRERFSTAAD from the coding sequence ATGGAGAAGACGCGCGACATACCGGTTTTCAGCCTGTTCGGAGAGACGACGCCGTTTCCGGATGTCGTTCATTGCGAGCGCTTTCGCGATCGCGCGCCGCTGCATGACTGGCATATCGGCGCCCATCGTCACGGGCAGATGGCGCAGGTCTTCATCATGCATCGCGGCGAGGCGATGATCCGGATCGACGAAGAGACGAGCCTTCTGGGCGACGGGCGGTTTCACTATGTCGCGCCGCAGGTGGTGCACGCGCTCACCATTGCCGGCGGCTCCGACGGCCATGTGATCTCCATCCCGGCCTTCGTGCTTTCAGGCATCGCCTCATCCTCCGCCGAGCTCGGCGAGCGTCTCGCCCGTCCCTTTTGCGGTGCGGCCGATCCGGCAACGCTTGGCATTCTCGGCGAGTTGACCGAGTGCTTCCGTGCCGCCCGGCCCTATCGCAATACGGTGCTGGTCGGCCTCACCCAGGCCTTTCTTGCCGCGATCGCGGCGGGGCAGGCCGATGCGCCTGATCCGGCCGCTTCGGGCTATGAGCGCCAGCGCCGCCGCCTGGATGCGCTGATGGCCGAACATCTTGGCGACCGCTGGCGACCGAAGGATTATGCCCGCGCGTTGTCCATCACCACCGGCCATCTGAGCCGCATTTGTCGGGAAACGGTCGGGCAGAGCGCCACGGATTACATCGAAAACGCCGTCCTTGCCGAGGCCTGCCGCCTGCTCGCCTTTACGCGCGAGCCCGTGGCCGAAATCGGCTACAGGCTCGGCTATCGCGATCCCTCCTATTTCTCGCGCCGGTTCAGGGTGTTGAAGGGGGTGACGCCGAGCGACTATCGCGAACGGTTTTCCACTGCGGCGGATTGA
- a CDS encoding transketolase family protein, giving the protein MVEMVSRPYAAAFEKFAAGNPDILCLSADLTSSCEVDGFRDRHPDQFLSLGMAEQNMMSFAGGLGLAGFRPFIHTFGVFMYRRPYDQLMASVAYPRRKVRLMGFLPGVTTPGGMTHQSIEDIAVMRSIPNMTILETGDATEVESICEAADSIDGPVWCRVLRGSVPRLFDTPIKVGEMRELSAGDDVLVVTAGITTEEAMRARSALKNAGLSIRHLHLHTIKPFDAKALLDHVGSVRHGVITLENHVTEGGIGSLVAETMADAGVGKRLIRLGLKDTYAHGGSRAYLMRYYGLDALALVRGVEDLVGESFGIDESDLDSARVEDVHSLVKAEAL; this is encoded by the coding sequence ATGGTAGAAATGGTATCGCGCCCCTATGCGGCGGCATTTGAAAAATTTGCCGCAGGCAATCCCGATATTCTGTGCCTTTCGGCGGATCTGACCTCGTCATGCGAAGTGGACGGGTTTCGCGACCGGCATCCCGATCAGTTCCTTTCGCTCGGCATGGCTGAACAGAACATGATGAGCTTTGCGGGCGGGCTGGGGCTTGCCGGCTTCAGGCCGTTCATCCACACATTCGGCGTCTTCATGTATCGCCGGCCCTATGATCAGTTGATGGCCTCGGTCGCCTATCCCCGCCGCAAGGTGCGGCTGATGGGCTTCCTTCCCGGCGTCACCACGCCCGGCGGCATGACCCACCAGTCGATCGAGGACATTGCGGTGATGCGGTCGATCCCGAACATGACCATCCTGGAAACCGGCGATGCGACCGAGGTGGAAAGCATCTGCGAGGCCGCCGACAGCATTGACGGGCCGGTCTGGTGCCGGGTGCTGCGCGGTTCCGTGCCGCGCCTGTTCGACACGCCCATCAAGGTCGGCGAGATGCGCGAACTGAGCGCCGGCGACGATGTTCTGGTGGTTACCGCAGGCATCACCACGGAAGAGGCGATGCGCGCGCGTTCGGCGCTGAAGAATGCCGGTCTTTCGATCCGCCATCTTCATCTCCACACGATCAAGCCGTTTGACGCGAAGGCATTGCTCGATCATGTCGGCTCGGTGCGCCACGGCGTGATCACGCTGGAAAACCATGTGACAGAAGGCGGCATCGGTTCGCTTGTCGCCGAGACCATGGCTGACGCCGGCGTCGGCAAGCGGCTGATCCGGTTGGGGCTCAAGGACACTTATGCCCATGGCGGCTCGCGCGCCTATCTGATGCGCTACTATGGCCTCGATGCGCTGGCGCTGGTGCGCGGCGTCGAGGATCTTGTGGGCGAAAGCTTCGGCATCGACGAAAGCGATCTGGATTCGGCCCGCGTCGAGGATGTCCACTCGCTGGTCAAGGCGGAGGCGCTTTAG
- a CDS encoding transketolase codes for MRNSKSTEEVALGIRRRVFEHSIRNNGGYLSQACSAGEQLAWLYNEELNLGAPTLPMVPKPFEGVPSPQNPDYHTGAGYNGPATPEFDRLFIAPAHYALVAYATLIEVGRMAPEGLAMFNKDGSSVEMIGAEHSPGMEVHNGTLGIGLSTAAGLAYGRRRRGDSGRTWVFMSDGEVQEGQTWEAVQAAAYHGIDNLYAIMDVNDQQCDGAMSSVMDVGDIRTKFNDFGAVCVEIDGHDVDAMREAVKEPHAGKPLIILARTNPFNAMPILEERFPRLHYVRFKSEDERQRMNVSIAKDLGIEPIDYAH; via the coding sequence GTGAGAAATTCCAAGTCCACCGAAGAGGTCGCTCTCGGCATTCGCCGCCGCGTTTTCGAGCATTCGATCCGCAATAATGGCGGCTATCTCAGCCAGGCCTGTTCGGCCGGCGAGCAGCTTGCCTGGCTTTACAATGAGGAACTCAATCTAGGCGCGCCGACGCTGCCGATGGTGCCGAAGCCCTTCGAAGGCGTGCCTTCGCCGCAAAATCCCGACTATCATACGGGTGCCGGCTATAACGGCCCGGCAACGCCGGAGTTCGACCGGCTGTTCATCGCGCCCGCCCATTACGCGCTTGTCGCCTACGCGACGCTGATCGAGGTCGGCCGCATGGCGCCCGAAGGGCTTGCCATGTTCAACAAGGATGGGTCCTCCGTCGAGATGATCGGCGCGGAGCATTCGCCGGGCATGGAGGTGCATAACGGCACGCTCGGCATAGGGCTTTCAACGGCGGCGGGGCTCGCCTATGGCCGACGCCGGCGCGGCGATAGCGGGCGCACGTGGGTGTTCATGTCCGACGGCGAAGTGCAGGAGGGGCAGACCTGGGAGGCTGTTCAGGCAGCGGCCTATCACGGCATCGACAATCTTTATGCGATCATGGACGTCAACGACCAGCAATGCGACGGGGCGATGAGCTCGGTCATGGATGTCGGCGATATCCGCACCAAATTCAACGATTTCGGCGCCGTCTGCGTGGAGATCGACGGGCATGATGTCGATGCGATGCGCGAGGCGGTAAAGGAGCCGCATGCGGGCAAGCCGCTGATCATCCTGGCGCGGACAAACCCGTTCAACGCCATGCCGATCCTGGAGGAGCGTTTTCCGCGGCTGCATTACGTGCGGTTCAAATCCGAAGACGAGCGCCAGCGCATGAATGTGTCGATTGCCAAAGACCTTGGCATCGAACCGATCGACTACGCACACTGA
- a CDS encoding alcohol dehydrogenase catalytic domain-containing protein — protein MPKPKPGEVLVRVDASGICAADRAMWDGSGPWSLPFPFTPGHEFTGTVVELGEGADERHGVKVGDRAVAELNITYGNDFFRQRGLYHLADSMDVIGATLDGGWAEYMIYPADAMIHKVPENLSNAAACFTEPLANAIHGVERADIGFEDVVVVSGAGPIGMGMLQAARLKTPRKLILVNPGAAKRRLALTLGADMAFHPDDPELKTALADLTDGRGADVFLEASGQTQAFTLGLELLRKAGRLVVFGVYKKPVAVDLNIFGEFKELDIRGGHLAPFTYRTALDLMSRGLVDGDACVTHRYPLDRFEEALERRPEPDEVQIKIILDPQM, from the coding sequence GTGCCGAAGCCCAAGCCGGGAGAGGTTCTGGTCAGGGTCGATGCAAGCGGCATCTGCGCGGCAGACCGGGCGATGTGGGACGGTTCCGGTCCCTGGTCGCTGCCCTTCCCCTTCACGCCCGGCCATGAGTTTACGGGTACGGTGGTTGAGCTTGGCGAAGGCGCGGACGAGCGGCATGGCGTTAAGGTCGGCGACCGGGCCGTGGCCGAACTCAACATCACCTATGGCAATGATTTCTTCCGCCAGCGCGGCCTCTACCACCTCGCCGACTCGATGGATGTGATCGGCGCGACGCTTGACGGCGGCTGGGCGGAATACATGATCTATCCGGCCGACGCCATGATCCACAAGGTGCCGGAAAACCTCTCCAACGCGGCCGCCTGCTTTACCGAGCCGCTGGCAAACGCCATTCACGGCGTCGAGCGCGCCGATATCGGCTTTGAGGACGTGGTCGTCGTCTCGGGCGCCGGCCCGATCGGCATGGGCATGCTGCAGGCGGCCCGGCTGAAGACACCGCGCAAGCTCATTCTCGTCAATCCGGGCGCCGCCAAACGCAGGCTTGCCCTGACGCTTGGCGCCGACATGGCTTTCCACCCGGATGACCCCGAGTTGAAGACGGCATTGGCGGATTTGACGGATGGACGGGGAGCCGATGTCTTTCTCGAAGCCTCCGGCCAGACTCAGGCCTTCACGCTGGGCCTGGAACTCCTGCGCAAGGCCGGCCGGCTTGTCGTCTTCGGCGTCTACAAGAAACCGGTCGCCGTCGACCTCAATATTTTCGGGGAGTTCAAGGAGCTCGACATAAGAGGCGGGCATCTGGCCCCTTTCACCTATCGCACGGCGCTGGACTTGATGAGCCGGGGTCTTGTAGATGGAGACGCCTGCGTGACGCACCGCTATCCGCTGGACCGTTTCGAGGAAGCGCTTGAGCGACGACCGGAACCCGACGAGGTGCAGATCAAGATCATTCTCGACCCGCAAATGTGA
- a CDS encoding molybdopterin-dependent oxidoreductase, whose product MPYTAAHWGSYRIDRETGTLLPVEGDPQPSRIGKGWASASRDRDSRVMKPAIRKGWLEGDGGAGRSGDRYVEVSWDEALRHCAGELTRVRETYGNGAIFGGSYGWSSAGRFHHAQSQMRRFLNLAGGFVGARETYSHAAAEVLFPHIMGLSNRAFQDEVTAMPSVSGACEIMLAFGGISPRTAQVASSGTSRHEVAPWLKNLANGKTRLISVSPRRGDLEKAEWWAIRPGTDTALILALCQEIIATGRANEDFLKRCTSGYDTFRDYLAGKTDGTAKSAEWAADICDIPADTIRETALELTEKRSLISMTWSMQRGDHGEQPIWAGLALAAIIGQIGLPGGGYAFGYGCTTPVGRPTRLIPWPSLPQGINPVSDFIPVARIADMLLNPGSEYPYNGGTRSYPDIRLVWWTGGNPFHHHQDLYRLEKAWQRPETVIVNEHSWTATARRADIVLPATTPLERDDIMMNRRDPALIYMSALDEPMGEALDDHDIFARLAERMGFGEAFTKGKSSAEWLEHLWERAGKVAEAHGFALPDFETFKAEGRFDIPDEEEVRIALSAFAADPEGSPLATESGRITLFNEKIAAMGLADCPGHPTWMPPVEWLGAAEDGMLQLISGQPDTRLHSQNDRGSESLSDKVHGREAAYLHPETARANGLAEGDIICLSNQRGACLAGLRFDDGLRPDCVFLPTGAWYDPQIVDGVLLEVHGNPNALTIDKGCSGLSQGNIAHTCLVRVEKWDRPLPALSIDRPPIA is encoded by the coding sequence ATGCCCTATACGGCCGCCCATTGGGGAAGCTACCGCATCGACCGCGAAACCGGCACGCTTTTGCCTGTCGAGGGCGATCCTCAGCCCTCGCGGATCGGCAAGGGCTGGGCCAGCGCCTCACGCGACCGCGACAGCCGGGTCATGAAACCCGCCATCCGCAAGGGCTGGCTTGAAGGGGATGGCGGAGCGGGGCGCTCGGGCGACCGCTATGTCGAAGTCAGCTGGGACGAGGCGCTCCGTCATTGCGCGGGCGAGCTGACACGGGTGCGCGAAACGTATGGCAATGGCGCGATTTTCGGCGGCTCCTATGGCTGGTCGAGCGCCGGACGCTTTCACCATGCCCAAAGCCAGATGCGTCGTTTTCTCAATCTTGCCGGCGGCTTTGTCGGCGCGCGCGAAACCTATTCGCACGCGGCTGCCGAAGTGCTTTTTCCGCACATTATGGGGCTCTCCAACCGGGCCTTTCAGGATGAGGTGACGGCCATGCCTTCCGTCAGCGGGGCCTGCGAGATCATGCTCGCCTTTGGCGGCATTTCGCCCAGAACCGCGCAGGTCGCCTCCTCCGGCACGTCCCGCCACGAGGTTGCGCCCTGGCTTAAAAACCTTGCCAACGGAAAGACGCGGCTGATCTCGGTCTCGCCGCGGCGCGGCGACCTTGAAAAGGCCGAATGGTGGGCAATCCGCCCGGGTACCGATACTGCGCTCATTCTGGCGCTCTGCCAGGAGATCATCGCCACCGGACGGGCGAATGAGGATTTTCTCAAGCGCTGCACCAGCGGCTATGACACATTCCGCGACTATCTCGCCGGCAAGACGGACGGTACGGCGAAGTCGGCCGAATGGGCTGCGGATATCTGCGATATTCCGGCCGATACGATCCGCGAGACCGCGCTGGAGCTCACCGAAAAACGCAGCCTGATCTCGATGACATGGTCGATGCAGCGCGGCGACCACGGTGAACAGCCGATCTGGGCCGGGCTGGCGCTTGCCGCGATCATCGGCCAGATCGGCCTGCCGGGCGGGGGCTATGCCTTTGGTTATGGCTGCACCACGCCGGTCGGCCGCCCGACGCGGCTGATCCCCTGGCCGTCCCTGCCGCAGGGCATCAATCCGGTCAGCGACTTTATCCCCGTCGCCCGCATTGCCGACATGCTGCTCAATCCGGGATCGGAGTATCCCTATAATGGCGGGACACGGAGCTATCCGGATATCCGCCTCGTCTGGTGGACCGGCGGCAATCCGTTTCACCATCACCAGGACCTTTACCGGCTGGAAAAAGCCTGGCAGCGCCCCGAAACCGTGATCGTCAACGAGCACAGCTGGACGGCAACCGCGCGCCGCGCCGATATCGTGCTGCCGGCCACGACGCCGCTGGAGCGCGACGACATCATGATGAACCGGCGCGATCCCGCGCTTATTTACATGTCAGCGCTCGATGAACCGATGGGCGAGGCACTGGACGACCACGACATCTTCGCCCGCCTTGCCGAACGGATGGGTTTTGGCGAGGCCTTCACCAAGGGAAAGAGCTCTGCCGAATGGCTGGAGCACCTCTGGGAGCGTGCCGGGAAGGTGGCCGAGGCCCATGGCTTTGCGTTGCCGGATTTCGAGACGTTCAAGGCGGAAGGCCGGTTTGATATTCCGGACGAGGAAGAGGTGCGGATCGCCCTGTCCGCCTTTGCCGCCGATCCGGAAGGTTCTCCGCTTGCCACCGAAAGCGGCCGGATCACGCTTTTCAACGAGAAGATTGCCGCCATGGGGCTTGCCGACTGCCCCGGCCACCCGACATGGATGCCGCCGGTCGAATGGCTCGGCGCGGCGGAAGACGGCATGCTGCAGTTGATCTCCGGCCAGCCGGACACGCGGCTGCACTCGCAGAATGATCGCGGCTCGGAAAGCCTTTCCGACAAGGTGCACGGCCGCGAGGCCGCCTATCTGCATCCCGAAACGGCGCGCGCCAACGGACTGGCCGAAGGCGATATCATCTGCCTCTCCAACCAACGCGGCGCCTGCCTTGCAGGGCTTCGCTTCGATGACGGGCTGAGGCCCGACTGCGTCTTTCTGCCGACAGGGGCCTGGTACGATCCGCAGATCGTCGACGGCGTTCTGCTCGAGGTCCATGGCAACCCCAATGCGCTCACCATCGACAAGGGTTGCTCGGGCCTGTCGCAGGGCAATATCGCCCATACCTGCCTTGTGCGGGTGGAAAAATGGGACCGCCCCCTGCCCGCGCTTTCCATCGACCGTCCGCCGATCGCTTGA
- a CDS encoding ABC transporter permease has translation MASETAGTPLWRDIVVRFGFLIVFALFVVFFAAWNPVFVQGQNLMNIIEGSAILMIIALGMTLIVATGGIDLSVGIALDFGAAFAIVAMKSFGIHWFGAACIGIAGGALVGLLNAALVVGLRISPFLATLGTFFIGSSVQRIFTNGGGPISYRQMPDEFRSLALGDVFGVPSEVIIALVLAAIYFFVLERSVWGRRIHAMGMQRSAAVVAGIKVNRILFLCFVMASATCAFGGLIAAANIRMFTPLSGFAYLLDAIAAVFIGAALHPRGRPNIPGTVAGVLFLGVVTNGLNLMGLNFNTKDALSGIILVAALALAVAQRNMRKS, from the coding sequence ATGGCAAGTGAAACCGCAGGCACGCCGCTCTGGCGCGATATTGTCGTCCGGTTCGGGTTCCTCATCGTCTTTGCGCTTTTCGTCGTGTTCTTCGCCGCCTGGAACCCGGTTTTCGTCCAGGGCCAGAACCTGATGAACATCATCGAGGGCTCGGCGATCTTGATGATCATCGCGCTCGGCATGACGCTGATCGTGGCGACCGGCGGCATCGATCTGTCCGTGGGCATCGCGCTCGATTTCGGCGCCGCCTTCGCGATTGTGGCCATGAAGAGCTTCGGCATTCACTGGTTCGGCGCGGCCTGTATCGGCATTGCCGGCGGCGCGCTGGTCGGGCTGTTGAACGCGGCGCTGGTGGTCGGTCTGCGCATCTCTCCGTTTCTGGCGACGCTCGGCACCTTCTTCATCGGCTCTTCCGTGCAACGCATCTTCACCAATGGCGGCGGGCCGATCTCCTATCGTCAGATGCCGGATGAGTTCCGAAGCCTCGCGCTCGGCGATGTCTTCGGCGTCCCTTCCGAGGTGATCATCGCGCTCGTGCTCGCGGCAATCTATTTCTTCGTGCTGGAGCGCTCCGTCTGGGGCCGGCGCATTCATGCCATGGGCATGCAGCGTTCGGCGGCCGTCGTTGCCGGCATCAAGGTCAACCGGATCCTGTTCCTATGCTTTGTCATGGCATCGGCCACCTGCGCGTTCGGCGGGCTGATTGCGGCGGCCAATATCCGCATGTTCACGCCGCTGTCGGGCTTTGCCTATCTGCTCGATGCCATTGCCGCCGTCTTCATCGGCGCGGCGCTTCACCCGCGCGGTCGGCCCAATATTCCGGGCACGGTGGCGGGCGTGCTGTTCCTCGGCGTGGTCACCAACGGGTTGAACCTGATGGGGCTGAACTTCAACACCAAGGACGCGCTGTCCGGCATCATTCTCGTTGCAGCGCTCGCGCTTGCCGTCGCCCAGCGCAACATGCGCAAGAGCTGA
- a CDS encoding ABC transporter permease, with product MLSRSIARHRLMAELVGFLPLIIFLALLTYVGLNAPNFMTLFNLKLVLMQSLPVVLLVTGLSAVVMAGGDDVVSGGIDLSIPATAVLCAGITAVLLASGLSLFVASLAALAAALAAGAVNAVLITRLRMTPLLTTLAMFVALVGINNMVTSRRRINLTDGHIGLLREDFVFGIPLGIVIVALVVLVAYHLLHRTRWGLNLQAAGGSRDAAEISGLKVDRLVAQSYLLAAFMGFLTGFFVLARGNGYSPGVENNLMLEMVLANFLGAAFSPRRVVTMWGAVLGAVLVAAISIGLKTIGVNVFWTDLVKGALILVVVALSAISQRVQ from the coding sequence ATGCTTAGCAGGTCCATCGCCCGCCACCGGCTGATGGCGGAGCTTGTCGGCTTTCTGCCGCTGATCATCTTTCTGGCGCTTCTGACCTATGTCGGGCTCAATGCGCCCAATTTCATGACGCTGTTCAATCTGAAGCTGGTGTTGATGCAGAGCCTGCCGGTCGTCCTGTTGGTGACCGGCCTTTCGGCGGTGGTCATGGCCGGCGGCGATGACGTGGTTTCCGGCGGCATCGATCTTTCGATCCCGGCGACTGCCGTGCTTTGCGCCGGCATCACGGCAGTCCTGCTGGCTTCGGGCCTGTCGCTTTTCGTTGCATCGCTTGCCGCCCTTGCCGCAGCGCTTGCCGCCGGCGCGGTCAACGCCGTCTTGATCACGCGTCTCAGGATGACGCCGCTCCTGACCACGCTTGCCATGTTCGTGGCGCTGGTCGGCATCAACAACATGGTGACGTCGCGGCGACGCATCAACCTGACCGACGGTCATATCGGCCTCTTGCGCGAGGACTTTGTCTTCGGCATTCCGCTCGGCATCGTGATCGTCGCACTCGTCGTTCTCGTCGCCTACCATCTCCTGCACCGCACCCGCTGGGGGCTCAACCTTCAGGCCGCCGGCGGCAGCCGCGACGCGGCGGAGATTTCAGGGCTCAAGGTCGACCGGCTGGTTGCCCAGTCCTATCTGCTCGCGGCCTTCATGGGCTTCCTGACGGGCTTCTTCGTGCTGGCGCGCGGCAATGGCTATTCGCCGGGCGTGGAAAACAATCTCATGCTGGAAATGGTACTGGCCAACTTCCTGGGGGCTGCCTTTTCGCCCCGCCGGGTGGTGACCATGTGGGGCGCGGTGCTCGGCGCCGTTCTGGTCGCAGCCATTTCGATCGGGCTGAAGACCATCGGCGTCAACGTCTTCTGGACCGACCTCGTCAAGGGCGCGCTGATCCTTGTGGTCGTGGCGCTGTCGGCAATTTCGCAAAGGGTGCAGTAA
- a CDS encoding sugar ABC transporter ATP-binding protein, giving the protein MSVTAFRLKDIVKVFPGVKALDGASLEVRPGEVHGLVGENGAGKSTIIKVLAGIYQPEGGTIEIGGNVLDPATPDNVHVAGVRFIHQELHLVPHFTVTESVFMGQEIAGPFGLARGAMRRKAETFLRDTLGIELPGNRLIRDIGPAERKLVQVARALIDGHAKVVVFDEPTAPLASEEVLKVMHAIARLKSRGIAILYVSHYLNEITEICDRVTVFRQGRDVGLFETVTDDIAPELVSAMIGRELSAFFPANRRTPGEIALRIEGLGDGHAFEGIDLSVRRGEIFGIAGLIGSGREELVDTLYGLRRAEAGTVSLDGKPIQLKTAARAVEQGFVLVPRDRRHDGLVLSMTVEENATLSTLDENAAFGLVDRKKARAKTEELIGELDIRPANPAAVTRFLSGGNQQKVVLARWLAKDARVFIFDEPTVGVDVGAKAEIYQLIERLAEAGAVVLISSSDPVELVGVCDRVAVMMRGAVSRTIDREALQVDRLVAATTGADEKREAAHA; this is encoded by the coding sequence ATGTCCGTTACTGCGTTTCGGCTGAAGGACATCGTCAAGGTTTTTCCCGGCGTCAAGGCGCTCGACGGCGCCAGTCTTGAAGTCCGGCCCGGTGAGGTTCACGGCCTTGTCGGCGAGAACGGCGCGGGAAAATCGACGATCATCAAGGTCCTGGCGGGCATCTACCAGCCCGAGGGCGGCACAATCGAGATCGGCGGAAACGTGCTCGATCCGGCGACCCCGGACAATGTGCATGTCGCCGGCGTCCGCTTCATCCATCAGGAACTGCATCTGGTTCCCCATTTCACGGTGACGGAATCCGTGTTCATGGGGCAGGAGATTGCCGGTCCGTTCGGCCTCGCACGGGGCGCCATGCGGCGCAAGGCCGAAACCTTCCTGCGCGATACGCTGGGCATCGAACTGCCCGGAAACCGGTTGATCCGCGATATCGGCCCGGCAGAGCGCAAGCTCGTGCAGGTCGCCCGCGCGCTGATCGACGGTCATGCGAAAGTCGTGGTGTTTGACGAGCCGACCGCTCCTCTTGCGAGCGAGGAGGTGCTGAAGGTGATGCATGCAATTGCCAGGCTGAAGAGCCGGGGAATCGCTATCCTTTACGTTTCGCACTATCTGAACGAGATCACCGAAATCTGCGACCGGGTGACGGTCTTCCGACAGGGGCGCGATGTCGGCCTGTTCGAGACGGTGACGGACGATATCGCGCCGGAGTTGGTCTCCGCCATGATCGGGCGGGAGCTCTCCGCCTTCTTCCCGGCCAATCGCCGCACCCCTGGCGAAATCGCGCTTCGTATCGAAGGTCTCGGCGACGGCCACGCCTTCGAGGGCATCGACCTTTCCGTCCGTCGCGGCGAGATCTTCGGCATAGCCGGTCTGATCGGCTCGGGCCGCGAGGAACTGGTCGACACGCTTTACGGGCTTCGCCGCGCGGAGGCCGGCACAGTCTCGCTTGACGGCAAGCCGATACAGTTGAAAACGGCGGCGCGGGCGGTCGAGCAGGGCTTCGTGCTGGTGCCGCGCGACCGTCGCCATGACGGGCTGGTGCTGTCGATGACGGTTGAGGAAAACGCGACACTGTCGACGCTCGACGAAAATGCCGCCTTCGGTCTTGTCGACAGGAAGAAGGCGCGGGCGAAGACCGAGGAACTGATCGGCGAACTCGATATCCGCCCGGCCAATCCCGCCGCCGTCACCCGTTTCTTGAGCGGCGGCAACCAGCAGAAGGTGGTTCTCGCCCGCTGGCTCGCCAAGGATGCGCGGGTCTTCATCTTCGACGAGCCGACTGTCGGCGTCGATGTCGGCGCGAAGGCGGAAATCTACCAGTTGATCGAACGGCTCGCCGAGGCCGGCGCGGTGGTTCTCATTTCCTCGTCCGATCCGGTGGAACTGGTCGGCGTCTGCGACCGCGTTGCGGTGATGATGCGCGGCGCGGTCAGCCGCACGATCGATCGCGAGGCGCTGCAGGTCGACCGCCTTGTTGCCGCAACCACGGGCGCGGACGAAAAACGGGAGGCTGCCCATGCTTAG